Genomic DNA from Calditrichota bacterium:
ATTTTCCCATACGGTAGTGCATTCTGGTCAAATACAACCACGTGAACACCCCGTTTTACCATCTGTTCAACAGCTTCAGAACCTGCAACTGCTCCACCAAAAATTGCTACACAATGTTTATCTGCCATTCTATTTTCTGTTTGGGTTTAACTGATCGAATAATCTAAATACTTAACAAGTTTTGTGCAAACATGGTAGCAATCAGATTTTTATTTTCGGTTAAAATACACAATTGCCATTATTATTAACGCAAACGGCAATAGTGGAATAGCTATACTTATTACACTTACTATTGCAGTAAACAATCCCAAAGGAATTAGTATTGCCACAAGTAAAACAGTACCAATAATTTTTAATGGAAGTGTAATTAAAAAAGCACCTGCATAAAAAATGGCTCCAAAAACTTTAAAAATTACCCATAAAAAAAAGAAAAGAAAAGCAAGACCAATTAATTCCATGAATCCTCCACATATTATTTTTCAAGCACCATAAAACTTTGGGGCTTCAAATTAATACGGACACGGCCATTCTTTGATTCAATTTTTTTTCTGCTAAAAATATCGGTTACATTTTCACTTGAAACCAGCTCAATATTCTCTGTTGATTTTCCTCTGTTAAACAAGATTGTCAGTTTTTGGTTTTCAGAAGCTCGTGTAAACCCAAATGTATTTTCTGTTGTGGCCACATCTAAAACTTCAAATGATCCGGAATTTAAAGCCGGATTTTCCCTGCGTAATTTTATCAAAGATTGATAATACGAGAAAATTTCTTCATCAAATTTATTCTCATCATCAGGTCTTGTTTTGCCTGGTAAAGGATGCGTTTTTTCATTTTCAAAATCCATGTCTTCCCACAACATTGGTTTACGGTCATCGGGATCATCTGTACCCCACATACCAGCTTCCGTGCCGTAATAAAGCATCGGTGCCCCAATAAAAGTCATCTGAAATGCAGCGATCAGTTTTTGAGGTGTTCGCTCTTCCGCTGTTGGTTTTCGTAAATTATATTCAGGGTTATCGCGTGGGCTTCTGTCCCGGTCATAATTTAAATCGGGATTTAAAACCATAGATGCGACCCGGTCGGTATCGTGTGAATCAATTAAATTCCACAATCTATGCATGGTTTTTTCACCGTAATTTTCTTTAAGCTCGTTAAAACGCTTTGCCACCTCAGCACCATTTATTTGCTTGTTTTTATTTATAAAAAATTCGACCATGGCATAAGCAAAAGGGTAATTCATTGCTCCGTCAAAACGTTTATCCTTTACAGCTTCAGAGGCGTCATTCCAGATCTCCGCAACAATTAATGCTCCGGGATTTATGGATTTTACATGTTTATACCATTCACGCCAGAAAACAGGTGCCACCTGCTCGGCCACATCCAAACGCCAGCCATCAATTCCGTCGCTTGGATCGCCATCATTATTTGGATCCATCCATCTTTTTGTTGAGGCAAAAATATAATCCCAAACTTCTTTTCTAAACCCATTTTCATCTTCATAAAATTCGGGCAATCCTTTAAACCCCCACCAACCGGCAAAATCAAATTCGTTTTCAGGAGTGGCCGGGTCATCCCATTTCTTTACATCGTACCATCCTGCATAACGGGAATCCGGTCCATTTTCGACAATATCCTGAAAGGCAAAAAATTCTGGTCCTGTATGGTTAAAAACACCATCAATCACAATCCGAATATCCCTTTTATGGGCTTCCTGAATAAGCTCAAAAAAAACTGAATCCGCCGATGTAAAGATCCATGAGTTTGGATCATCAGATTCTTTGGCATTAGAAAGACGAATTTTATCTTTGGAAGAATTCCGTCCAAAATTGTCATCAATATGGTGAAAAGAAGCGCCATCATATTTGTGGAGAGATTGAGCTTCAAAAACCGGGTTAAAATAAATTGCGTTAATTCCAAGGTCTTTTAGATAATCGAGTTTTTCAATAACACCAACCAGATCACCACCATAACGCCGCTCAAAAAACGAATCATAAAACTTATCTGATTTGCTCATTTCCCATGGCTGTACTTTGTACCAATCGCTTTGCCAGGGATGCACCTGCCAACCTTTGTATTGATCGGAACCATTTACTTCCTCTGCTTTCGGATCATTACTTTTTTCGCCATTCCTAAAGCGTTCGGGAAAAATCTGGTACCAAACTATTCCGTCTGCCCAGGAAATATCTGGAGGATTAACTGCTTTTCTTTCAAAATCAGAACATTGAATAAAAAAAGATCCCAAAATGAGAATAATAAATAAACGCATGTTTTTCCTTTTATTTAGTTAAGGCGAATTGGTTTTTCAAAAATAGCTATTACAATTTTCTAATGCTAAAAAATTCAATCCCATTTTAGTGAATAAAAAAAATAGTCAATTACTTTTGAATGCTAATTATCTGCTTTTTGGTTAGATTTAAACTAAAATTAAGTAATTCATTTATAAAAAATAGATTTCAATGAGCATGGAGTTTCAATATGGAAAGCAAGAAAATTGAATTTGATAATCCGCGAGTAGCTGACGTATTTATGAATTACCCTGAAAAATTACAAACCAAACTTTTAGCCTTACGTCAAATGATTTTTGAAACAGCAGCTGCTACAAATGGTGTAGGCAAATTGCAGGAAACCCTTAAATGGGGTCAACCAAGCTACTTAACCCCAAAGACAAAAAGCGGCAGCACTGTTCGAATTGACAGTATTAAAAACAATCCAGAAAAATATGCTATGTATTTCCATTGCCAGACAATGCTTGTTGAAACATTTAGGGAAATGTACCCAACCAAATTTAAGTTTGAAGGCTACCGGGCTATTATTTTTTCGATCGAAGATCAGATTCCGGAGCAGGAATTAAGCCACTGCATTTCTATGGCACTGACTTATCACCTAAACAAAAAAATGAGCTCATAGTAAAACGGTTGCGACACGTACCAAAGATACATTTTTCTAACCAAAAACTTTTTGCATTATCGTTTTTTTTTTTTCGTATATTTGCAGGTAATTGTCAAGTAGAAATTTATTCTCATTCAAATGCTTTGCTGTTCTTGAGGGGGAAAGCAAAGTAAACAAAAGGAAACATTTTGTTTTGTTTGCAAAAACCAACACCCTCGACCTTCTTCTTTTCTTTCAACATATATTCTTTAGTTACAAAAACATAAGGATGAAAAAATGAAATTTTTATTAACTATTCTATTATTTTTAATATCAACTAAAATCTATTCGCAGGTTGATACATCAATATACTACCCACTACATATTGGTGATACCTGGGAGTATTATAATCCATACTCAGGTTATTACCAGGTTGAAATTATTGGCGATACGCTAATGCCCAATGACCGTACGTACTTTGAGTTTTCAATGACTAACAGAAAGTACCAAAGGGTAGATAGTAATAGGTATGTGATGGTTTATAATGAATTCGCACAAGACAAAGAGTTTATTCAATATGATTTATTAGCAAAAAAAGGAGAAATTATTATTTCGCCTATAAATGAAACGTATGGTAATGGAGTATATGATAGCGGAATTGATAACAATAACTTATTACAACAAAACCTTAAATGGAAGGAATATCGAGATGTTTTTATAGACACAACAATAAATCCACCTGATACAGTATGGAATCAAACAGTTGATTTATATTGGCCACGAATTACAAAAGGATTGGGTGTCTCAACCTATTCAGCTGGATTAGAGATATTGGTTGGGGCAACAATAAATGGTGTGGGTTATGGTACTTTAGTTGGAATTGAAGAGAATAAAAAAACAGTTAATAATAGTTTTTATCTCTCTCAAAATTATCCAAACCCGTTTAACCCAAGTACAACAATAAAATATAACCTACCAATAAAATCTCACATTATTATTAACATTTATAATGCAGCGGGTGAAAAAGTAGAATTACTTTTTGAAGGAACACAGAAAGGAGGAAAACATGATATAACGTTTGACGGTTCGGATCTATCAAGTGGCATATATTTTATCCGGCTACGCGCTGGAAATTACACACAGAGCATTAAAGCGCTATTATTAAAATGAAGACTTTAAGAATGAAATACTTAATTACAAGCTTACTTTTTTTAATCACAACCAACTTAAGCGCACAAGTCGATACAACAATATACTACCCACTACATATTGGTGATAAATGGGCGTATTATTCACCCTATTCTGGACAACATAATGTAGAAATTATTGGTGATACTTTGATGCCTAATGAAAAAACCTACTTCATATTTTCCAATGGAGTGTATGCTTGGCGTTTTCAAAGAAGTAACAACGACAC
This window encodes:
- a CDS encoding glycoside hydrolase family 13 protein, with amino-acid sequence MRLFIILILGSFFIQCSDFERKAVNPPDISWADGIVWYQIFPERFRNGEKSNDPKAEEVNGSDQYKGWQVHPWQSDWYKVQPWEMSKSDKFYDSFFERRYGGDLVGVIEKLDYLKDLGINAIYFNPVFEAQSLHKYDGASFHHIDDNFGRNSSKDKIRLSNAKESDDPNSWIFTSADSVFFELIQEAHKRDIRIVIDGVFNHTGPEFFAFQDIVENGPDSRYAGWYDVKKWDDPATPENEFDFAGWWGFKGLPEFYEDENGFRKEVWDYIFASTKRWMDPNNDGDPSDGIDGWRLDVAEQVAPVFWREWYKHVKSINPGALIVAEIWNDASEAVKDKRFDGAMNYPFAYAMVEFFINKNKQINGAEVAKRFNELKENYGEKTMHRLWNLIDSHDTDRVASMVLNPDLNYDRDRSPRDNPEYNLRKPTAEERTPQKLIAAFQMTFIGAPMLYYGTEAGMWGTDDPDDRKPMLWEDMDFENEKTHPLPGKTRPDDENKFDEEIFSYYQSLIKLRRENPALNSGSFEVLDVATTENTFGFTRASENQKLTILFNRGKSTENIELVSSENVTDIFSRKKIESKNGRVRINLKPQSFMVLEK
- a CDS encoding DUF1801 domain-containing protein, with translation MESKKIEFDNPRVADVFMNYPEKLQTKLLALRQMIFETAAATNGVGKLQETLKWGQPSYLTPKTKSGSTVRIDSIKNNPEKYAMYFHCQTMLVETFREMYPTKFKFEGYRAIIFSIEDQIPEQELSHCISMALTYHLNKKMSS
- a CDS encoding T9SS type A sorting domain-containing protein yields the protein MKFLLTILLFLISTKIYSQVDTSIYYPLHIGDTWEYYNPYSGYYQVEIIGDTLMPNDRTYFEFSMTNRKYQRVDSNRYVMVYNEFAQDKEFIQYDLLAKKGEIIISPINETYGNGVYDSGIDNNNLLQQNLKWKEYRDVFIDTTINPPDTVWNQTVDLYWPRITKGLGVSTYSAGLEILVGATINGVGYGTLVGIEENKKTVNNSFYLSQNYPNPFNPSTTIKYNLPIKSHIIINIYNAAGEKVELLFEGTQKGGKHDITFDGSDLSSGIYFIRLRAGNYTQSIKALLLK